The proteins below come from a single uncultured Campylobacter sp. genomic window:
- a CDS encoding AEC family transporter produces the protein MFTQLLSIFIIIASGYGAKKFKVFEQKNASVFINYALCFALPALIFDKIYHVNIDTTLINVIATGFACSMLGAAAIFLACRFLKFNKATTVSAVLLGMFGNTVFMGMPIIKGFFGEDAMNEVIFYDQLATSIPISIFGPFILAFGAPAKVSLVQNVMKVVKFPPFVALILGFLLRGVPLPKVLFDALTLFAQSVVPVALFAIGIGLGFRSIKSCYKSTAVVIAGKMLLAPFIFILVTIVFGVNFGQIWMIGILQCAMPPMVLASAMIMKAELDSQLAVAAVAVGVAFSFISLPLLSYVFSLMA, from the coding sequence ATGTTTACGCAATTATTATCTATTTTTATCATTATCGCCTCAGGCTACGGGGCGAAAAAATTTAAGGTCTTTGAGCAAAAAAACGCCTCCGTATTCATAAACTACGCGCTTTGCTTCGCGCTTCCGGCGCTGATTTTCGATAAAATTTACCACGTAAACATCGACACCACGCTCATTAACGTCATCGCCACCGGTTTTGCCTGTTCGATGCTGGGAGCGGCGGCGATATTTTTAGCGTGCAGATTTTTAAAATTTAACAAAGCCACGACCGTGAGCGCCGTACTGCTAGGGATGTTTGGAAATACCGTATTTATGGGTATGCCTATCATCAAGGGCTTTTTCGGCGAGGACGCGATGAACGAAGTTATCTTTTACGATCAGCTAGCCACCTCGATCCCGATTAGCATTTTTGGCCCTTTTATCCTGGCTTTCGGCGCTCCGGCGAAGGTTTCGCTCGTGCAAAACGTTATGAAAGTGGTCAAATTTCCCCCGTTCGTCGCGCTTATCTTGGGCTTTTTACTTCGCGGCGTTCCGCTTCCGAAGGTGCTATTTGACGCGCTTACGCTTTTTGCGCAAAGCGTCGTTCCGGTCGCTCTTTTTGCGATCGGTATCGGACTTGGATTTCGCAGTATCAAGAGCTGCTATAAATCAACGGCCGTGGTAATCGCGGGCAAGATGCTGCTAGCGCCTTTTATTTTTATATTAGTCACGATAGTTTTTGGCGTAAATTTCGGTCAAATTTGGATGATAGGCATCCTGCAGTGCGCCATGCCGCCGATGGTGCTAGCAAGCGCGATGATCATGAAAGCAGAGCTTGATAGCCAGCTAGCCGTAGCCGCAGTAGCCGTGGGAGTCGCGTTTAGCTTTATTAGCCTGCCGCTTTTATCGTACGTTTTTAGCCTGATGGCATAA
- a CDS encoding HAMP domain-containing sensor histidine kinase — protein MSERSAVIAKILSLYLITSTLFLGYFFTNDYKMEKEALISNEVKNLKEIKMGIYMKARMDGLGAVKSFTAEKDVKACIVAKSGQILYGEAGCAKFDAAQSSAVAADGKVTIFEALQNMDEGGADELATAKIALSGKSVTSELNLLWLRTALNLLIVLGVIMIIAFYLAKTALAPLHAKIAALNRFIKDSTHELNAPLSVILMSIETADKSSLSQRNLKRLNNIQTAAKTLSRTYEDLTYLSFGASSSALKEELNFRDILNERLEFFAPFFAKRGLDLRLNLKDALINANGYELKRAVDNLLSNAVKYANQGGYVAVSLQDGELKISNSGEGLSKEQQDKIFERYTRFNEDQGGFGIGLNLVKRACENNAIAVTCESESGKETTFWLRWQA, from the coding sequence ATGTCTGAGCGCTCCGCCGTTATAGCTAAAATCCTCTCGCTTTATCTCATCACTAGCACCCTATTTTTGGGGTATTTTTTCACGAACGACTACAAAATGGAAAAAGAAGCCCTCATCTCAAACGAGGTAAAAAACCTAAAAGAGATCAAGATGGGTATCTATATGAAAGCGCGCATGGACGGGCTTGGCGCAGTAAAAAGCTTTACCGCCGAAAAAGACGTCAAAGCCTGCATCGTGGCTAAAAGCGGTCAAATTTTATACGGCGAGGCGGGCTGCGCTAAATTTGACGCAGCCCAAAGCAGCGCGGTCGCAGCAGACGGCAAGGTAACGATATTTGAAGCCTTGCAAAACATGGACGAAGGCGGCGCGGACGAGCTAGCCACGGCAAAGATCGCGCTAAGCGGCAAGAGCGTCACGAGCGAGCTAAATTTGCTATGGCTGCGGACGGCGCTAAATTTGCTTATCGTTTTAGGCGTCATCATGATAATCGCCTTTTATCTAGCAAAGACCGCGCTAGCGCCGCTACACGCCAAGATCGCCGCGCTAAATCGCTTTATAAAAGACTCTACTCACGAGCTAAACGCACCCCTTAGCGTCATACTTATGAGCATCGAAACGGCAGACAAAAGTAGCCTAAGCCAGAGAAATCTAAAGCGCCTAAACAACATCCAAACCGCCGCCAAAACGCTAAGCCGCACCTATGAGGACCTCACGTATTTATCCTTTGGTGCCTCAAGCTCCGCACTAAAAGAGGAGCTAAATTTTAGAGATATTTTAAACGAGCGACTCGAATTTTTCGCTCCGTTTTTTGCTAAACGAGGGCTTGATTTAAGGCTAAATTTAAAAGACGCTCTCATAAATGCAAACGGCTATGAGCTAAAACGTGCGGTGGATAATCTACTAAGCAACGCCGTAAAATACGCAAACCAAGGCGGCTACGTCGCGGTTAGTTTGCAAGACGGCGAGCTAAAAATCTCAAACAGCGGCGAGGGGCTAAGCAAAGAGCAGCAAGATAAAATTTTCGAACGATACACGCGGTTTAATGAAGACCAAGGCGGCTTTGGCATAGGGTTAAATTTGGTAAAAAGAGCCTGCGAAAACAACGCTATCGCCGTAACCTGCGAAAGCGAATCCGGCAAAGAAACGACGTTTTGGCTGCGGTGGCAAGCATAA
- a CDS encoding TolC family protein codes for MKKISIILAAFLLGGCAVTQINENYEQILLKEDASADIKINREWWTGYGQARLNELIGLALKNNIDLAKSAIAVNKALAQAGVLQADLVPSFNANLGAETGKNIKTGGSWSESYKSGISLSYEIDLWRKLANSVDAAMWEANATKYDLEAARLALINSVADAYFEAKYQKESINLYEKTLKNYEELESIIKAKFELGKEEELSLKQVKSSVISAKNRILNASKSLDAAEKTLRNLLNVRPEFDLNLSGNLSDISSQGVNLNVPLYVIGARPDLQAAISRIKEALLGVKVSEKNFYPSITVGAGLSGSGDSASEGLKLNFLSGNIAINLPFLNYSKLKSKLKISELEFETMKLNYAQTLTTALNEIDAGYKNLQKDEAVLRNLNENLRNLSSVSDIYKLKYDYGKTELKNYLEAQNSLLEGRISLLAQKYKILQDEIGIYKAAAGKAE; via the coding sequence ATGAAAAAAATCTCCATAATCCTAGCCGCCTTTTTGCTCGGCGGCTGCGCGGTAACGCAGATAAACGAAAACTATGAGCAAATTTTGCTAAAAGAGGACGCAAGCGCCGATATAAAAATAAACCGCGAGTGGTGGACGGGCTACGGCCAAGCGCGCCTAAACGAGCTAATCGGCCTCGCGCTAAAAAATAATATCGATCTGGCAAAATCAGCCATCGCCGTAAATAAAGCCTTGGCCCAAGCAGGCGTTTTGCAGGCCGATCTCGTACCTAGCTTTAACGCAAATTTGGGCGCGGAAACGGGTAAAAATATAAAAACTGGCGGCAGCTGGAGCGAGAGCTACAAAAGCGGCATCTCGCTAAGCTACGAGATCGATCTGTGGCGCAAGCTCGCAAACTCCGTAGACGCCGCCATGTGGGAGGCAAATGCGACAAAATACGACCTAGAGGCCGCCAGACTCGCGCTCATTAACTCCGTCGCGGATGCGTATTTTGAAGCGAAATATCAAAAAGAGAGCATAAACCTATACGAAAAAACGCTAAAAAACTACGAAGAGCTAGAATCTATCATAAAGGCTAAATTTGAGCTCGGCAAAGAAGAGGAGCTAAGCCTAAAGCAAGTAAAAAGTTCGGTAATCTCGGCTAAAAATAGAATTTTAAACGCGAGCAAGAGCCTTGACGCGGCGGAAAAAACGCTAAGAAATCTGCTAAACGTTAGACCCGAGTTTGATTTAAATTTGAGCGGAAATTTGAGCGATATCTCGTCGCAGGGCGTAAATTTAAACGTGCCGCTTTACGTTATCGGCGCGCGTCCTGATTTGCAAGCCGCGATCTCGCGTATCAAAGAGGCGCTTTTAGGGGTTAAGGTTAGCGAAAAGAACTTCTACCCTAGCATCACGGTAGGTGCAGGGCTTAGCGGTAGCGGAGATAGCGCGAGCGAGGGGCTTAAGCTAAATTTCTTAAGTGGAAATATCGCGATAAATTTGCCGTTTTTAAACTACTCTAAGCTTAAATCAAAGCTAAAAATCTCCGAGCTTGAGTTTGAGACGATGAAGCTAAACTACGCGCAGACGCTAACGACCGCGCTAAACGAGATTGACGCCGGCTATAAAAATCTGCAAAAAGACGAGGCGGTTTTGCGAAATTTAAACGAAAATTTGCGAAATCTAAGCTCTGTCAGCGACATATATAAACTCAAATACGACTACGGTAAAACGGAGTTAAAAAACTATCTAGAGGCGCAAAATTCGCTGCTTGAAGGTAGGATCAGCCTGCTAGCTCAAAAATATAAAATTTTGCAAGACGAAATCGGTATCTATAAAGCGGCGGCTGGAAAAGCGGAGTAA
- a CDS encoding response regulator transcription factor produces MTQILLVEDDETLSELISEYLSEQGYDVTVRADAKAALDTAYERNFDILILDVKLPKGDGFSLLRELRRLGDDTPAIFTTSLNALQDLEIGYKSGCDDYLKKPYELKELLLRIQILLKRKFSHVNDEFIELNDGYKFYPSSKTLRQNGQIVNLSNKESELLALFLENKNALLSKEAIFEKIWNYGEEPSELSLRVYVKNLRRILGKDAIVNRRGDGYIYV; encoded by the coding sequence ATGACGCAAATTTTGCTCGTAGAGGACGATGAGACGCTAAGCGAACTCATCAGCGAGTATCTGAGCGAACAAGGCTATGACGTGACCGTTCGCGCCGATGCTAAAGCAGCTCTAGATACCGCCTACGAGCGAAATTTTGATATCCTCATCCTCGACGTCAAGCTACCTAAAGGCGACGGTTTCTCCCTTTTGCGCGAACTTAGGCGGCTTGGCGACGACACGCCTGCGATCTTTACCACCTCGCTAAACGCGCTGCAAGACTTAGAGATCGGCTACAAAAGCGGCTGCGACGACTACTTAAAAAAGCCGTACGAGCTAAAAGAGCTTTTGCTTCGTATTCAAATTTTACTCAAGCGCAAATTTTCTCACGTAAACGACGAATTTATCGAGCTTAACGACGGATATAAATTTTATCCAAGCTCCAAAACGCTCCGGCAAAACGGGCAAATCGTAAACCTCTCAAACAAAGAAAGCGAACTTTTGGCGCTATTTTTGGAAAATAAAAACGCGCTGCTGAGCAAAGAGGCGATATTTGAGAAAATTTGGAACTACGGCGAGGAGCCAAGCGAACTGAGCCTGCGGGTTTACGTCAAAAACTTACGCCGCATTTTAGGCAAGGACGCGATCGTAAATAGGCGCGGCGACGGCTATATCTATGTCTGA
- a CDS encoding MacB family efflux pump subunit yields MIELKNLSKKFKLGDNVFDALKDVNLTIKKGEFIAIIGQSGSGKSTLMNILGCLDNPSGGQYLLEERDISKFEGDELARLRREKFGFIFQRYNLLSTLTTLQNVALPSVYAGVSKKEREKKAGELLEGLGLGEKLQNLPSKLSGGQQQRVSIARALINGGEIILADEPTGALDSKSGLMVMEILTNLHKQGHTIIIVTHDPNIAAYANRVIEIKDGKILSDTVKSEEIFASEKPLPKQKNIFSFYKDQFIESFKMSINAILSHKLRSALTMLGIIIGITSVICVVALGQGSQEQILSDIRGIGTNTIDILNGKGFGDMRSERVRNLTVSDAAMLSKQDYLDSVTPNASASGTLTYGNKSASATIRGGSEESLNVMGYKVEVGRVFTAQEVAESASVIVIDQPTQEQFFADEDPLGKTVLFNKRPFKIIGVVAKNDNMFADSSTLRTFSTYTAVINKLTGDRHLSSITVKVKDNVNAQIAEQSLTEILTAKHGKKDFFTRNSDTIKKTIEETTRTMTLLISCIAFISLLVGGIGVMNIMLVSVTERTKEIGIRMAIGARQGNILEQFLIEAVLLCLIGGLIGVGTAFGIGYLAENFAPGVKMIFSQTSIVVALAVSSAIGVIFGYMPARSASKLNPIDALTRE; encoded by the coding sequence TTGATAGAACTTAAAAATTTAAGCAAGAAATTTAAACTCGGCGATAACGTATTTGATGCGCTAAAGGACGTAAATTTAACCATAAAAAAGGGCGAGTTTATCGCTATCATCGGTCAAAGCGGCTCTGGAAAATCTACGCTCATGAACATCCTTGGCTGCCTAGATAATCCAAGCGGCGGGCAATATCTGCTAGAAGAGCGCGACATATCTAAATTTGAAGGCGACGAGCTGGCGCGTTTACGCAGAGAAAAATTCGGCTTTATCTTTCAGCGCTACAACCTTCTATCTACCCTAACTACGCTGCAAAACGTGGCTTTGCCTAGCGTGTATGCGGGCGTTTCTAAAAAAGAGCGTGAGAAAAAGGCCGGCGAGCTTTTAGAAGGTTTGGGGCTTGGCGAAAAGCTGCAAAATCTGCCTAGTAAACTTAGCGGCGGACAGCAGCAGCGAGTCTCGATCGCTAGAGCGCTCATAAACGGCGGTGAGATCATCCTAGCAGACGAGCCGACGGGTGCGCTAGATAGCAAAAGCGGCCTCATGGTGATGGAAATTTTAACGAATTTGCACAAGCAAGGCCACACTATCATCATCGTCACACACGACCCAAATATCGCCGCATACGCAAACCGCGTCATCGAGATAAAAGACGGTAAAATTTTGAGCGATACGGTAAAAAGCGAGGAAATTTTCGCTTCCGAAAAACCGTTGCCGAAGCAAAAAAATATCTTTAGCTTTTACAAAGATCAGTTTATCGAGAGCTTTAAAATGTCGATAAACGCGATACTTAGCCACAAACTTCGCTCGGCGCTAACGATGCTTGGCATCATCATCGGCATCACTTCGGTTATCTGCGTCGTGGCACTTGGGCAGGGCTCGCAGGAGCAGATACTCTCCGATATCCGCGGTATCGGTACAAACACGATCGATATCCTAAACGGCAAGGGTTTTGGCGATATGCGCTCGGAACGGGTGAGAAATTTGACCGTTAGCGACGCGGCAATGCTATCTAAGCAAGACTATCTAGATAGCGTGACGCCAAACGCCTCCGCTAGCGGCACGCTCACCTACGGCAACAAATCAGCCTCGGCTACGATTAGGGGCGGCAGCGAGGAGAGCCTAAACGTCATGGGCTACAAGGTAGAGGTCGGGCGGGTATTTACCGCCCAAGAGGTCGCAGAGTCGGCGTCCGTGATCGTGATAGATCAGCCCACTCAGGAGCAGTTTTTCGCAGACGAAGATCCGTTAGGCAAGACCGTGCTTTTTAACAAACGCCCCTTTAAAATCATCGGCGTAGTGGCAAAAAACGACAATATGTTCGCAGACTCCAGCACCCTGCGCACGTTTTCTACCTATACGGCGGTCATAAACAAACTAACGGGCGATAGGCACCTATCATCTATCACGGTTAAGGTTAAAGATAACGTAAACGCGCAAATCGCCGAGCAGAGTTTAACTGAAATTTTAACCGCAAAGCACGGCAAAAAGGACTTTTTCACCAGAAACTCCGACACGATCAAAAAAACGATTGAGGAGACGACGAGAACCATGACGCTGCTGATCTCTTGTATCGCCTTTATCTCGCTGCTAGTGGGCGGTATCGGCGTGATGAATATCATGCTAGTCTCCGTAACAGAGCGCACTAAGGAAATAGGCATCAGGATGGCGATCGGCGCGCGTCAGGGAAATATCCTCGAGCAGTTTTTGATCGAGGCGGTGCTGCTGTGTCTGATCGGCGGACTAATCGGCGTCGGGACGGCCTTTGGTATCGGCTATCTAGCGGAAAATTTCGCGCCCGGCGTAAAGATGATATTTTCGCAGACTTCTATCGTGGTCGCGCTTGCGGTTTCTAGCGCGATAGGCGTGATATTTGGCTATATGCCGGCTCGCAGCGCCTCAAAACTAAATCCGATCGACGCTCTAACAAGGGAATAA
- a CDS encoding efflux RND transporter periplasmic adaptor subunit: MKKFIKFIVIAAILAGAGYYFYHKNNVPQGDQFITSKAVRGELVKSIESNGEIYATELIDVGAQVGGQIKKLYVKLGDVVKAGDMIAEIDSATQQNNVDTKKAQLGIYEAKLNSAKVALEISKTKFKREQELFAKNATSKEEFENAKNTLAANEASLKEIEAQVAQAKISLNTAQIDLGYTKITAPKGGVVVSVQVEEGQTVNSNQTTPTIVNIADLSKVQLKMEIAEGDITKIKVGSKVEYSILSEPNRKFHAQISSVDPGLTTLSNGKYKTTSSSGSTTSSSSSSAIYYYAKAVVDNPDGTLRIGMTTQNTVILDSAKDAVIVPSIAVKKEDGKSVVYVLKRDKNGLETAERREVQTGLIDSLKTQILSGVEEGEEVVTKQNSAAEISEMLEKEKRRMKF, from the coding sequence ATGAAGAAATTTATCAAATTTATCGTCATCGCAGCTATTTTGGCTGGTGCGGGCTATTATTTTTACCATAAGAATAACGTCCCGCAAGGCGATCAGTTTATCACTTCAAAAGCCGTTCGCGGCGAGCTGGTTAAAAGCATCGAAAGCAACGGCGAGATCTACGCTACCGAGCTAATCGACGTGGGTGCGCAGGTGGGCGGCCAGATCAAAAAACTCTACGTCAAACTCGGCGACGTCGTAAAAGCCGGCGATATGATAGCCGAAATCGACTCCGCGACTCAGCAAAATAACGTAGATACCAAAAAAGCTCAGCTTGGAATTTACGAAGCGAAGTTAAATTCAGCCAAAGTCGCGCTTGAAATCTCAAAAACCAAATTTAAGCGCGAGCAAGAGCTTTTTGCTAAAAACGCAACCTCAAAAGAGGAGTTTGAAAACGCTAAAAACACCCTAGCCGCAAACGAAGCCTCGCTAAAAGAGATCGAGGCGCAAGTCGCGCAGGCTAAAATCTCTCTAAACACCGCTCAAATCGACCTTGGCTACACTAAAATCACCGCCCCAAAAGGCGGCGTCGTGGTCTCCGTGCAGGTAGAGGAGGGTCAAACCGTAAACTCAAACCAAACTACGCCAACCATCGTAAACATCGCCGATCTAAGCAAAGTGCAGCTAAAAATGGAGATCGCCGAGGGCGACATTACAAAGATAAAAGTCGGCTCAAAAGTCGAATACTCGATACTATCCGAGCCGAATCGTAAATTTCACGCTCAAATTAGCTCGGTTGATCCCGGTCTAACCACGCTAAGTAACGGCAAATACAAAACCACCTCAAGCTCGGGCTCTACTACCTCAAGTTCTAGCAGCTCGGCGATCTACTACTACGCTAAGGCCGTGGTAGATAATCCCGACGGCACGCTAAGGATCGGTATGACTACGCAAAACACAGTCATCCTAGATAGCGCTAAAGACGCCGTCATAGTGCCCTCGATAGCCGTTAAAAAAGAAGATGGCAAAAGCGTAGTCTACGTGCTAAAAAGGGACAAAAACGGACTAGAAACTGCCGAGCGAAGAGAGGTGCAAACGGGACTAATCGATAGCCTAAAAACTCAAATTTTAAGCGGAGTAGAGGAGGGCGAGGAGGTCGTAACGAAGCAAAATTCGGCGGCTGAAATCAGCGAAATGCTCGAAAAAGAAAAAAGAAGAATGAAGTTCTAA
- the tgt gene encoding tRNA guanosine(34) transglycosylase Tgt has translation MTFSIDKTDGAARAGTLTTAHSTIKTPVFMPVGTVGAVKSLDAVDMMQILGAQIILGNTYHLYLRPGSKVVKQLGGLHGFTKFNRSFLTDSGGFQAFSLSKISKPDENGIKFKSHIDGSAHYFTPRSVLDTQYDLNSDIMMILDDLVALPAEKKRVELSIKRTIKWAREAVDYHKFKQNNGEGLTQNIFGIIQGGTDEAARKFCAEALCEMPFDGLAIGGLSVGESNQEMYDTVQAVMPYIDAVRPRYLMGVGTPEDLVENVARGVDMFDCVMPTRNARNGTLFTSFGKINIKSAKFATDPAPIDPQCDCYACRNYSRAYLSHLYRAGELTFFRLASLHNLHYYLNLMRQMREAIMVGEFEKFRRNFYAARGKDAPSI, from the coding sequence ATGACTTTTAGTATAGATAAAACGGACGGTGCGGCGCGCGCGGGCACGCTAACGACCGCTCACTCGACGATCAAAACGCCCGTGTTTATGCCTGTGGGTACCGTCGGCGCCGTAAAGAGCCTAGACGCCGTGGATATGATGCAAATTCTGGGCGCCCAAATCATCCTAGGCAACACCTATCACCTCTACTTGCGCCCCGGCAGCAAGGTCGTAAAGCAGCTAGGCGGTCTGCACGGCTTTACTAAATTTAACCGCTCGTTTTTAACCGATAGCGGCGGCTTTCAGGCCTTTTCGCTAAGCAAAATCTCAAAACCGGACGAAAACGGTATCAAATTTAAAAGCCACATCGACGGCAGCGCGCACTATTTCACGCCACGCTCGGTACTAGATACCCAGTACGACCTAAACTCCGACATTATGATGATCCTTGATGATCTAGTAGCGCTTCCAGCGGAAAAAAAGCGCGTAGAGCTAAGCATAAAACGCACGATAAAATGGGCGCGCGAGGCGGTAGATTATCATAAATTTAAGCAAAACAACGGCGAAGGCCTCACGCAAAATATATTCGGTATAATCCAAGGCGGCACGGATGAGGCGGCGCGTAAATTTTGCGCCGAAGCGCTGTGCGAGATGCCGTTTGACGGGCTTGCTATCGGGGGTCTTAGCGTAGGCGAAAGCAACCAGGAGATGTATGATACCGTGCAGGCCGTGATGCCCTACATCGACGCGGTGCGTCCGCGCTATCTCATGGGCGTAGGTACTCCCGAAGACCTCGTAGAAAACGTAGCCCGCGGCGTGGATATGTTTGACTGCGTGATGCCGACGCGAAACGCACGCAACGGCACGCTGTTTACGAGTTTCGGTAAGATAAATATCAAGTCTGCAAAATTTGCTACCGATCCCGCCCCGATAGATCCCCAGTGCGACTGCTACGCGTGCCGCAACTACTCGCGCGCCTATCTTAGCCACCTATACCGCGCGGGCGAGCTAACGTTTTTCCGACTAGCGAGCCTACACAACTTGCATTATTATCTAAATTTGATGCGGCAGATGAGAGAAGCGATAATGGTCGGCGAATTTGAAAAATTTAGGCGAAATTTCTACGCCGCGCGCGGTAAAGACGCGCCGAGCATATAA
- a CDS encoding CorA family divalent cation transporter, which produces MSERDISGYFYGEECEYVYLVTDGSEQNYKFIFKDDKIYAQDGSESGAEEFIRVVKKITSEFRAKIAEHSAQLESYEKIYAGKRDFTKFIKKHAILKYEIRKFQNKISHFYEALAICQNERPELKKQLKNYVYEAGVLKNAACENASRIDDIYAHIQSLKNDKINRNIYILTLLSALFLPLNFITGFFGMNTNGMFLNGFQNGTAIVAGSMLALFATLAGLFYFLGKRRE; this is translated from the coding sequence GTGAGCGAGCGCGATATCTCGGGGTACTTTTACGGCGAGGAGTGCGAGTACGTCTATCTCGTCACGGACGGCAGCGAACAAAACTACAAATTTATCTTTAAAGACGACAAAATTTACGCCCAGGACGGCAGCGAAAGCGGCGCGGAGGAGTTTATTCGCGTAGTAAAAAAGATAACGAGCGAGTTTCGCGCCAAGATCGCCGAGCACTCCGCCCAGCTTGAAAGCTACGAGAAAATTTACGCGGGCAAGAGGGATTTTACTAAATTTATAAAAAAGCATGCGATCTTAAAATACGAAATACGCAAATTTCAAAATAAAATTTCGCACTTTTACGAGGCTCTAGCGATCTGTCAAAACGAAAGACCCGAGCTTAAAAAACAGCTCAAAAACTACGTCTACGAAGCCGGCGTACTAAAAAACGCAGCCTGCGAAAACGCCTCCAGGATAGACGATATATACGCGCATATACAGAGCCTAAAAAACGACAAAATCAACCGAAACATCTACATCCTGACGCTGCTTTCGGCGCTATTTTTGCCGCTAAATTTTATCACGGGATTTTTCGGTATGAATACGAACGGGATGTTTTTAAACGGCTTTCAAAACGGCACGGCGATCGTCGCCGGATCTATGCTTGCTCTTTTTGCTACACTGGCGGGACTGTTTTATTTTCTAGGCAAACGGCGCGAGTAA
- a CDS encoding tetratricopeptide repeat protein: MKRAFFQAISHIAVFALVAAFASGCAAPKKATPAPPKPVTQSEIKNICDGKSPKECNDTGVKFENVKDYERAKLCYQKACESGEGVACSNLGSLYQKIDPASDQILPLFLKACQAGNKYGCFNAANVYRLGLGARKNDFVRAIKLYEKSCVQLKHAKSCTNLGSMHQFSLGVETASRDVARKFYEIGCELGDEVGCRNLSLVNSE, translated from the coding sequence TTGAAACGCGCTTTTTTTCAAGCTATCTCGCACATTGCCGTTTTTGCGCTGGTTGCGGCGTTTGCTAGTGGTTGCGCCGCGCCGAAAAAGGCAACCCCCGCACCGCCAAAGCCCGTTACGCAGTCTGAAATAAAAAACATCTGCGACGGCAAAAGCCCAAAAGAGTGTAACGATACGGGCGTGAAATTTGAAAACGTCAAAGACTACGAGCGTGCGAAGCTCTGCTATCAAAAGGCCTGCGAGAGCGGCGAGGGCGTAGCATGTTCGAATTTAGGTTCTCTTTATCAAAAAATCGATCCTGCTAGCGATCAAATTTTACCTCTTTTTTTAAAGGCCTGCCAAGCGGGCAATAAATACGGCTGCTTTAATGCCGCAAACGTTTACCGCCTGGGGCTTGGTGCGCGTAAAAACGACTTCGTGCGCGCGATAAAACTCTACGAAAAATCCTGCGTGCAGCTAAAACACGCTAAAAGCTGCACGAATCTAGGTAGCATGCATCAGTTTTCTTTGGGCGTAGAGACGGCGAGCAGGGACGTGGCGAGGAAATTTTACGAGATAGGATGCGAGCTGGGCGATGAGGTCGGCTGCAGAAATCTTTCGCTAGTAAATAGCGAGTAA